In the genome of Pseudomonas sp. LBUM920, one region contains:
- a CDS encoding aldehyde dehydrogenase family protein, which translates to MVAALLDRLGVNPALYQSGKQPVHSPIDGSRIGSVHWEGAAEVEQQVSRAEHAFEAWRKVPAPRRGELVRQFGDVLREYKADLGELVSWEAGKITQEGLGEVQEMIDICDFAVGLSRQLYGLTIASERPGHHMRETWHPLGVVGVISAFNFPVAVWAWNTTLALVCGNAVIWKPSEKTPLTALACQALFERVLKTFTDAPEYLSQVIIGGRDAGAALVDDPRVALISATGSTRMGREVAPKVAARFARSILELGGNNAMILGPSADLDMAVRAILFSAVGTAGQRCTSLRRLIAHESVKEKIVTRLKAAYSKVRIGHPLEGNLIGPLIDKHGFENMQDALEQALSEGGKVFGGKRQLEDKFPNAYYVSPAIVEMPEQSDVVCTETFAPILYVIGYSDFAEALRLNNAVPQGLSSCIFTTDVREAEQFMSAVGSDCGIANVNIGPSGAEIGGAFGGEKETGGGRESGSDAWRGYMRRQTNTVNYSLELPLAQGITFD; encoded by the coding sequence ATGGTTGCCGCATTGCTTGATCGTCTCGGGGTGAACCCGGCGCTGTACCAGTCGGGAAAACAACCCGTGCATTCGCCGATCGACGGCAGCCGTATCGGCAGTGTGCACTGGGAAGGCGCCGCCGAGGTGGAGCAACAGGTCAGTCGCGCCGAGCATGCATTCGAGGCTTGGCGCAAGGTGCCGGCACCGCGCCGTGGCGAGCTGGTGCGCCAGTTCGGCGACGTATTGCGTGAATACAAGGCAGACCTGGGCGAGCTGGTGTCCTGGGAAGCCGGCAAGATCACCCAGGAAGGCCTGGGTGAAGTGCAGGAAATGATCGACATCTGCGACTTCGCCGTCGGCCTGTCGCGCCAGTTGTACGGCTTGACCATCGCCTCTGAGCGCCCGGGCCACCATATGCGTGAAACCTGGCACCCGCTGGGCGTGGTCGGCGTGATCAGCGCCTTTAACTTCCCGGTGGCCGTATGGGCGTGGAACACCACGCTGGCGCTGGTGTGCGGCAACGCCGTGATCTGGAAACCGTCGGAAAAGACCCCGCTCACCGCGCTGGCTTGCCAGGCGCTGTTCGAGCGTGTGCTGAAAACATTCACCGATGCGCCCGAGTACCTGAGCCAAGTGATCATCGGTGGCCGCGACGCCGGCGCCGCGCTGGTGGATGACCCGCGCGTGGCACTGATCAGCGCCACCGGCAGCACCCGCATGGGCCGCGAAGTGGCGCCCAAAGTCGCCGCCCGCTTCGCCCGCAGCATTCTCGAGCTGGGCGGCAACAACGCAATGATCCTCGGCCCAAGCGCCGACCTGGACATGGCCGTACGCGCCATCCTGTTCAGCGCCGTCGGCACCGCCGGCCAGCGTTGCACCAGCCTGCGCCGCCTGATCGCGCATGAGTCGGTCAAAGAAAAAATCGTCACCCGCCTCAAGGCGGCGTATTCCAAGGTGCGCATCGGCCACCCGCTGGAAGGCAACCTGATCGGTCCGCTGATCGACAAACACGGCTTCGAAAACATGCAGGACGCCCTGGAGCAGGCCTTGAGCGAAGGCGGCAAGGTGTTCGGCGGCAAGCGTCAGCTGGAAGATAAATTCCCGAATGCCTACTACGTGTCGCCGGCGATTGTGGAAATGCCCGAGCAAAGCGACGTGGTGTGCACCGAAACCTTCGCGCCCATTCTGTATGTGATCGGCTACAGCGACTTTGCCGAAGCCCTGCGTTTGAATAACGCCGTGCCGCAAGGCCTGTCGTCGTGCATCTTCACTACCGATGTGCGTGAAGCCGAGCAGTTCATGTCGGCGGTAGGCAGTGACTGCGGCATCGCCAACGTCAACATCGGCCCGAGCGGTGCGGAAATCGGTGGCGCGTTTGGCGGAGAGAAAGAGACTGGCGGCGGGCGGGAGTCGGGTTCGGATGCATGGCGCGGCTACATGCGTCGCCAGACCAATACCGTTAACTACTCGCTGGAATTGCCGCTGGCGCAGGGTATTACCTTCGACTGA
- a CDS encoding FAD-binding oxidoreductase, producing MALREACLWEHLTPGRPDRAALKGEVKVDVCVIGAGITGLSAAVHLLEQGKSVAVLEAHRTGHGGSGRNVGLVNAGMWIPPDEIEAGFGEAVGSQLNRMLGAAPSLVFSLIDKYGIDCQLRREGTLHMAHNARGEADLRSREAQWKRRGAPVELLTGQACEHATGTKKIAAALLDRRAGTLNPMAYTSGLANAAVGLGGQLFDHSPVTQLERQGANWSVQTAQGSVQAAQVVIASNAYTEGEWTELRRNFFPGYYYQVASAPLTDEAAKQILPGGQGSWDTRQVLSSIRRDADGRLLLGSLGNGHQKPAWFLKAWADRVQQHYFPYLKSVQWEYTWTGCIAFTPDHLMRLFEPASGLVAVTGYNGRGVTTGSVVGKAFADYLCHQNPQALPIPFAPMQPLAGVGLRSCLYEAGFSLYHAGQCLRIVI from the coding sequence ATGGCATTACGCGAAGCATGTTTGTGGGAGCACCTGACCCCTGGCCGCCCGGACCGGGCCGCGCTCAAGGGCGAGGTCAAGGTGGATGTATGCGTGATCGGCGCCGGAATCACCGGGTTGTCGGCCGCCGTTCATTTGCTGGAGCAAGGTAAAAGCGTCGCCGTGCTGGAGGCCCATCGCACCGGCCACGGCGGTTCGGGGCGTAACGTCGGGCTGGTCAACGCCGGCATGTGGATTCCGCCGGACGAGATCGAAGCCGGTTTTGGCGAGGCGGTGGGCAGCCAGCTCAACCGCATGTTGGGCGCAGCGCCATCGTTGGTGTTCAGCTTGATCGACAAGTACGGCATCGACTGCCAACTGCGCCGCGAGGGCACGTTGCACATGGCGCACAATGCCCGTGGCGAGGCGGATTTACGCAGTCGTGAAGCACAATGGAAGCGCCGTGGCGCGCCGGTTGAGTTGCTGACCGGGCAAGCCTGCGAACACGCCACCGGCACCAAAAAGATCGCCGCCGCGCTGCTGGATCGGCGCGCGGGCACCTTGAACCCGATGGCCTACACCAGTGGTTTGGCGAATGCGGCGGTTGGCCTGGGTGGGCAGCTTTTCGACCATTCCCCGGTCACCCAACTGGAGCGCCAGGGCGCAAACTGGTCGGTGCAAACCGCGCAGGGCTCGGTGCAGGCTGCACAAGTGGTGATTGCTTCCAATGCCTACACCGAAGGCGAATGGACCGAGCTGCGGCGCAACTTTTTCCCAGGTTATTACTACCAGGTCGCCTCGGCGCCGCTGACGGACGAGGCTGCCAAACAGATCCTGCCTGGCGGGCAGGGTTCGTGGGACACGCGCCAGGTGTTGAGCAGCATCCGCCGCGATGCAGACGGCCGCCTGTTGCTCGGCAGCCTGGGCAACGGTCATCAGAAACCTGCGTGGTTCCTCAAGGCGTGGGCCGATCGGGTGCAGCAGCATTACTTCCCGTACCTCAAATCGGTGCAATGGGAATACACCTGGACCGGCTGCATCGCCTTCACCCCGGACCACCTGATGCGTCTGTTCGAACCCGCGTCGGGCCTGGTGGCGGTGACCGGCTATAACGGGCGGGGCGTGACCACCGGCAGCGTGGTGGGCAAGGCATTTGCCGACTATTTGTGTCACCAGAATCCCCAAGCCCTGCCAATTCCCTTTGCACCGATGCAACCGCTGGCCGGCGTGGGTCTGCGCAGCTGCCTGTATGAAGCCGGATTTTCGCTGTACCACGCGGGCCAATGCCTGCGGATCGTGATCTGA
- a CDS encoding branched-chain amino acid ABC transporter substrate-binding protein, whose product MSQTFYKKGFLALAVAAALGVSAFVQADVKIGVAGPMTGANAAFGEQYMKGAQAAADVINKAGGINGEQLKLVAGDDACEPKQAVAVANRLADQDKVIGVVGHFCSSNTIPASEVYDEAGIIMITPGSTNPQVTERGLGAVFRMCGRDDQQGIVAGDYIVDVLKGKKVAVINDKDTYGKGLADATAQQLTKRGVKPVLEEGLTRGEKDFSALVTKIRSTGADVVYFGGLHPEAGPLVRQIREAGLKDVKFMSDDGVVTDELVATAGGAQYVDGVYMTFGADPRLLPDSKTVVEEFRKNGTEPEGYTLYAYASIQALAAGFNGAKSNKGEDAAKWLKSHPVKTVMGEKNWDAKGDLKISDYVVYQWDKDGKYHQLEKQK is encoded by the coding sequence ATGTCCCAGACGTTTTACAAGAAAGGTTTTCTGGCCCTCGCCGTTGCAGCGGCGCTGGGTGTTTCTGCGTTTGTTCAAGCTGATGTGAAGATTGGCGTAGCGGGGCCGATGACGGGCGCCAACGCAGCTTTCGGTGAGCAGTACATGAAGGGTGCCCAAGCGGCAGCCGATGTGATCAACAAGGCCGGCGGGATCAACGGCGAGCAACTCAAGCTGGTGGCCGGCGATGACGCCTGTGAGCCGAAGCAGGCCGTGGCCGTAGCCAACCGCCTGGCGGACCAGGACAAAGTGATCGGCGTGGTCGGGCACTTCTGCTCCTCCAACACCATCCCGGCCTCCGAGGTGTACGACGAAGCCGGCATCATCATGATCACCCCGGGCTCCACCAACCCACAGGTGACCGAACGTGGCCTGGGCGCGGTGTTCCGTATGTGCGGGCGTGATGACCAGCAAGGCATCGTCGCCGGCGACTACATCGTCGACGTGCTCAAGGGCAAGAAAGTCGCGGTCATCAACGACAAAGACACCTACGGCAAAGGCCTGGCCGACGCCACCGCTCAGCAGTTGACCAAGCGTGGCGTCAAGCCGGTGCTGGAAGAAGGCCTGACCCGTGGCGAGAAAGACTTCAGCGCCCTGGTCACCAAAATCCGCTCCACCGGTGCTGATGTGGTGTACTTCGGCGGCCTGCACCCTGAAGCCGGTCCACTGGTGCGCCAGATCCGTGAAGCGGGCCTCAAGGACGTCAAGTTCATGTCCGATGACGGCGTCGTCACCGACGAACTGGTCGCCACCGCAGGCGGCGCGCAATACGTAGACGGCGTTTACATGACCTTCGGCGCCGACCCGCGCCTGCTGCCAGACAGCAAGACCGTCGTGGAAGAGTTCCGCAAAAACGGCACCGAGCCTGAAGGCTACACCCTGTACGCCTATGCCTCGATCCAGGCCCTGGCCGCCGGCTTCAACGGCGCCAAGTCCAATAAAGGCGAAGACGCCGCCAAATGGCTGAAATCGCACCCGGTCAAAACCGTGATGGGCGAGAAAAACTGGGACGCCAAGGGCGACCTGAAGATCTCCGACTACGTGGTTTACCAGTGGGATAAAGACGGCAAATACCACCAGCTGGAAAAGCAGAAGTAA
- a CDS encoding branched-chain amino acid ABC transporter permease: MDGIFLQQLVNGLTLGSVYGLIAIGYTMVYGIIGMINFAHGEVYMISAYLAAISLALLAYFGIESFPLLILGTLIFTVVVTGVYGWVIERVAYKPLRNSTRLAPLISAIGISLILQNYAQIAQGAKQQGIPTLLAGAWRVDIGSGFVQLTYTKVFILVAAFLGMGLLTYIIKYTKLGRMCRATQQDRKMASILGINTDRVISYVFVIGAAMAALAGVLITLNYGTFDFYAGFIIGIKAFTAAVLGGIGSLPGAMLGGIILGISESLFSGLINSDYKDVFSFSLLVVILIFRPQGLLGRPLVAKV, encoded by the coding sequence ATGGATGGTATTTTCCTGCAGCAACTGGTCAACGGCCTGACCCTCGGGTCGGTCTATGGCCTGATCGCCATCGGCTACACAATGGTCTACGGCATCATTGGCATGATCAACTTCGCCCATGGCGAGGTTTATATGATTTCCGCTTACCTCGCGGCGATCAGTCTGGCACTGCTGGCTTACTTCGGCATCGAATCCTTCCCGCTGCTCATTCTCGGCACCCTGATATTCACCGTGGTCGTCACCGGCGTTTACGGTTGGGTCATCGAGCGTGTCGCCTACAAACCGCTGCGCAACTCCACCCGACTGGCACCGCTGATCAGCGCCATCGGTATCTCCCTGATCCTGCAAAACTATGCGCAGATCGCTCAGGGCGCGAAACAACAAGGCATTCCTACCCTGCTGGCCGGCGCCTGGCGCGTCGATATCGGCAGTGGGTTCGTGCAGTTGACCTACACCAAGGTGTTCATCCTGGTGGCCGCGTTTTTGGGCATGGGGCTGCTGACCTACATCATCAAGTACACCAAGCTGGGCCGCATGTGCCGCGCGACCCAGCAAGACCGCAAGATGGCGTCGATCCTCGGCATCAACACCGACCGGGTGATCTCCTACGTGTTCGTGATTGGTGCAGCGATGGCGGCCCTGGCTGGCGTGCTGATTACCCTCAACTACGGCACGTTCGACTTCTACGCCGGCTTCATCATCGGCATCAAGGCGTTTACCGCAGCGGTACTCGGCGGCATCGGTTCCCTGCCTGGGGCCATGCTCGGCGGGATCATCCTGGGTATCTCCGAGTCGCTGTTCTCGGGGTTGATCAACTCTGACTACAAAGACGTGTTCAGTTTCTCCCTGCTGGTGGTGATTCTGATTTTCCGTCCTCAGGGCCTGCTTGGTCGTCCGCTCGTGGCGAAGGTGTAA
- the livM gene encoding high-affinity branched-chain amino acid ABC transporter permease LivM yields MSAAKSIDIKKSVVDTVLAGLISLIVFGPIVGVVLDGYSFNLEPARVAILVAIVMAGRFALSLFLQTPKGLKILQGFESSGSGVHVLPPDYKSRLRWIIPALIVIAIVFPIFANKYLLTVVILGLIYVLLGLGLNIVVGLAGLLDLGYVAFYAIGAYGLALGYQYLGLGFWSVLPLAAIAAALAGCILGFPVLRMHGDYLAIVTLGFGEIIRLVLNNWLSFTGGPNGMPVPSPTFLGLEFGRKAKDGGIPFHEFFGIDYNPNIKFMFIYIVLFLVVLAVLYIKHRLTRMPVGRAWEALREDEIACRSMGLNHVLVKLSAFTIGASTAGLAGVFFASYQGFVNPSSFTFFESALILAIVVLGGMGSTVGVVIAAFVLTVAPELLRSFSEYRVLLFGVLMVVMMIWRPRGLIRISRTGVTPRKGVAP; encoded by the coding sequence ATGTCTGCTGCCAAATCTATCGATATCAAGAAAAGTGTGGTCGATACGGTCCTCGCCGGGCTGATTTCGTTGATCGTTTTCGGTCCGATTGTCGGCGTGGTGCTCGACGGCTACAGCTTCAACCTGGAACCGGCGCGCGTGGCGATCCTGGTCGCCATTGTGATGGCTGGCCGTTTTGCCCTCAGCCTGTTCCTGCAAACCCCCAAGGGCCTGAAGATTCTGCAGGGTTTCGAGAGCAGTGGCTCCGGCGTGCACGTGTTGCCGCCCGACTACAAATCACGCCTGCGCTGGATCATCCCGGCGCTGATCGTGATCGCCATCGTGTTCCCGATCTTCGCCAACAAGTACCTGCTGACCGTGGTCATTCTCGGGCTGATCTACGTGTTGCTCGGCCTGGGCCTGAACATCGTGGTGGGCCTGGCCGGTCTGCTCGACCTGGGTTACGTGGCGTTCTACGCCATTGGTGCCTACGGCCTGGCGCTGGGTTATCAATACCTGGGCCTGGGCTTTTGGAGCGTGCTGCCACTGGCGGCCATTGCCGCCGCGTTAGCGGGCTGCATACTCGGCTTCCCGGTACTGCGAATGCACGGTGACTATCTGGCCATCGTGACCTTGGGCTTCGGTGAAATCATCCGCCTGGTGCTGAACAACTGGCTGTCGTTTACCGGCGGCCCGAACGGCATGCCGGTGCCTTCGCCGACCTTCCTGGGCCTTGAGTTCGGGCGCAAGGCGAAGGACGGTGGAATACCGTTCCATGAGTTCTTCGGCATCGATTACAACCCCAATATCAAGTTCATGTTCATCTACATCGTGCTGTTCCTGGTGGTGCTGGCTGTGCTGTATATCAAGCATCGCCTGACCCGCATGCCGGTCGGCCGCGCCTGGGAAGCCTTGCGCGAAGATGAAATCGCCTGCCGTTCCATGGGCCTGAACCACGTGTTGGTCAAGCTCTCGGCGTTCACCATCGGCGCATCGACTGCTGGTTTGGCCGGGGTGTTTTTTGCCAGCTATCAAGGCTTCGTCAACCCGTCGTCGTTCACCTTCTTCGAATCGGCTCTGATCCTGGCCATCGTGGTGTTGGGCGGCATGGGCTCGACGGTCGGCGTGGTGATTGCGGCGTTTGTATTGACCGTCGCGCCGGAGTTGCTGCGCAGCTTCTCGGAGTACCGCGTGCTGCTGTTTGGCGTGTTGATGGTGGTGATGATGATCTGGCGGCCACGCGGCCTGATTCGCATCAGCCGTACCGGTGTGACCCCACGTAAAGGAGTGGCGCCATGA
- a CDS encoding ABC transporter ATP-binding protein: protein MSKEVVLSVEHLMMHFGGIKALSDVSLKVERNSIFALIGPNGAGKTTVFNCLTGFYKASGGKIQLNIRGKQTNVIQLLGERFKVTDFVSPKSFFSRVYYKMFGGTHLVNRAGLARTFQNIRLFKEMSVLENLLVAQHMWVNRNMLAGILNTKGYRKAESDALDHAFYWLEVVDLVDCANRLAGELSYGQQRRLEIARAMCTRPQIICLDEPAAGLNPQETEALSAMIRLLRDEHDLTVVLIEHDMGMVMSISDHIVVLDHGNVIAEGGPEAIRNDPKVIAAYLGADEEELV, encoded by the coding sequence ATGAGCAAGGAAGTCGTCCTGTCCGTGGAACATTTGATGATGCACTTCGGTGGCATCAAGGCCTTGAGCGATGTAAGCCTCAAGGTCGAACGCAACTCGATCTTCGCCCTGATCGGCCCCAACGGCGCCGGCAAGACCACGGTGTTCAACTGCCTGACCGGTTTCTACAAGGCCAGTGGCGGCAAGATTCAACTCAACATCCGCGGCAAGCAGACCAACGTGATCCAGTTGTTGGGCGAGCGCTTCAAGGTCACCGACTTTGTGTCGCCGAAAAGCTTTTTCAGCCGCGTTTACTACAAGATGTTTGGCGGCACTCACCTGGTCAACCGTGCCGGGCTGGCGCGCACCTTCCAGAACATTCGCCTGTTCAAGGAAATGTCGGTGCTGGAGAACCTGCTGGTGGCCCAGCACATGTGGGTCAACCGCAACATGCTCGCCGGTATCCTTAACACCAAGGGCTACCGCAAGGCCGAGAGCGATGCGCTCGACCACGCCTTCTACTGGCTGGAGGTGGTCGACCTGGTGGACTGCGCCAACCGCCTGGCCGGCGAGCTTTCCTACGGCCAGCAGCGCCGCCTGGAAATCGCCCGTGCCATGTGCACCCGGCCGCAGATTATCTGCCTGGACGAACCGGCAGCCGGCCTTAACCCACAGGAAACCGAAGCGCTCAGCGCGATGATTCGCCTGCTGCGCGACGAACACGACCTCACGGTGGTGCTGATCGAACACGACATGGGCATGGTGATGAGTATTTCCGACCACATTGTGGTGCTCGACCACGGCAACGTGATCGCCGAGGGCGGCCCGGAAGCGATCCGCAACGACCCGAAAGTGATTGCCGCCTACCTGGGCGCCGACGAAGAGGAGCTGGTATGA